The genomic window TCGTATCCTTGAACTGGTTGGTGAAGTAGCCAAGATTCTGGGACTCGATATGAGTGAATTGCCGGTTGTCGGCGCAGCTCCGGAATGGATGTCCGAAAAAGCTATCGCCATCGGTACCTATGTAGTAAGCTCTGGAATTGATACCTTCCTGGGCGTTGTTCCTCCGGTAACTGGAAGCCCGGAAGTTACAGATATCCTGACCAACAAACTGGAAGACTGGGTAGGAGCAAAATTCTACTTTGAAACAGATCCGGCTGTAGCCGCAGAAAAAATGCTGGCCAGAATTGAAGAAAAGAGAGCCAAAGTCGAAGCCCTTAACGTTCAGAGAATGAATGTCACCGGCTATGACGACTTAATTCCTGCCGGCTTTTAAAAAACGCGGCCATGGTCGTTTTGTTGCAAGAAGAATTTCTTCTTGCAACCAATAACAAAGATAAATCGTGCATCGGGGTGATTTAAATAAAAATAGCAATTACAGGTAAAGGTGGCGTCGGCAAAACAACTTTTGCAGCAATTCTAAGCAGACTGTATGCAGCGGAAGGCTACCGGGTCCTGGCAGTTGATGCCGATCCTGATGCCAATCTGGCTTTGGCCCTTGGTTTTCCTGACGAGATTATTTCCAAGATCGTACCGATCGCCGAGATGAAAGAACTGATTGCCGAAAGAACAAGTACCCCGACCGATTCCTTTAGTAAAATGTTTAAATTGAATCCGCAGGTAGATGATATCCCGGACAAATACTGTACCCGCTATAACGGTGTAAATCTGTTAACGATGGGTACCGTCGAAAGCGGCGGCAGCGGCTGCGTTTGCCCGGAACATGTCCTGTTGAAAAGACTTACTTCTCATTTAGTCCTGCAAAATAAAGATGTTGTCGTTATGGATATGGAAGCCGGGATTGAGCATCTCGGCAGAGGAACAGCCCAGGGTGTGAATGCCTTTATTGTGGTCATTGAGCCCGGAGCCAGAAGCCTCCAGACGTACCACAAGATCAAGAAGCTGGCTTCCGATATCGGCGTATCGAAAATTTATGCCGTGGGCAACAAGATCAAAAACGATGCAGATAAAGGGTATATCCTCGACAATATCGATTTTGAAGCCTGCCTGGGTTTTATCTCTTACAACGCAAACGTCGTCAATTCTGATCGGGCAGACCAGTCTCCTTTCACGGACAATAAGATTGTTGAAGAAGTTAAAGCAATTAAGATTAAGCTCAATGCTTTGATATAGAAAAGAGGCAATTTAGATGGGAAGAACAATTGCGGTAGCCGGTAAAGGCGGAACCGGAAAAACAACCATTACAGGCCTTTTGATCGATTACCTTGTCAAAAATAAGCAAGGACCTGTACTTGCCGTCGATGCTGATGCCAATGCCAATTTGAATGAAGTGCTGGGAGAAACAATCGAAGTTACGCTTGGAGAAATCAGAGAAGAAGTAAACTTAAGAGAAACCATGCGTGATGGCTTCCCCGGAGGAATGACCAAGGCCCAGTACCTTCAGTACCAACTGAATACCGGGATCACCGAAGGAGATGGTTATGACCTCCTCGTCATGGGAAGATCCGAAGGCAAAGGCTGCTACTGTTTTGTTAACGGGATTTTGCGGGAACAGCTTGACAAAGTCTCTGATAAATACAACTATGTTGTGATCGATAATGAAGCCGGCATGGAGCACTTGAGTCGGGGAACGGCAAGAAACATTGATATTCTGATCCTCGTTAGCGACTGCTCGCGCCGCGGCATTCAGGCCGTTGGCCGAATCAACAAGTTGGTTAAAGAATTAGGTCTGAAAGTAGCTCAACAATATTTGATTGTCAATAAAGCCCCAGATGAACAATTAAGCGAGGGGATTACTGAAGAAATATCTTTGCAGGGGTTGGAACTGCTGGGGATCATTGCCCTGGATCCATTGATATATGCGTATGATTCTCAGGGAAAAGCCTTGGTTAATTTGCCTGATGACAGTTTATCAAAACGGGCAATTAAAGATATCTGCCAAATAATTGGTTTATAAGAAGAAGGAGGAGATTCTAGTGGCTTTTAAAACCTCAGTCCAAAAGTATAGTGGAAGCATTTACAACTTGGAATTAGGGACAGGGGAGAACACCTTAGCTCTCGGTGGACAGAATGTGTTTCCGTTTTACAGTTTTGACGGTGACACCGGCAGCGGCGTAAAGATTGGTTTGGAAATACTCGATATTTACCCAGAAAATTGGGCAGATGGTCTTAAGTCCATCTATGGTTCAGCTGCAGAAAATACTGTGGAATGGGCCAAATATGCTGAAGAAAAGTTTGCACCTGATTTCATTTGCTTACGGTTTGAAGGCGCAGATCCGAATGGTCTAAATAAATCCGTTGAAGAATGTGCCACTCTGGCTAAGAAAGTTGCCAATGCTGTTAAACTGCCTCTTGTTATTGCCGGGACACAAAATTATGAGAAAGACCTTAAATTATTTGAGAAAGTAGCCGAAGAGCTGGAAGGTAAAAATATCCTTTTGTTATCCGCTGTTGAAGATAACTATAAGACTGTTGCCGCAGCTGGCGTAACAGCTTATAAACATAAAGTAGCGGCTGAGTCCTCGGTTGACATCAACCTGGCTAAGCAATTAAATATTTTAATCAACCAACTGGAAGTCAAAAACGAAAATATCATAATGAATGTTGGGACCGCACCTGTCGGTTACGGTTTTGAGTATGTCGCTTCGACCATTGACAGAATCAGACTGGCCGCTTTGGGTCAAAATGATAAAACCTTACAGATGCCGATTATTACACCCGTTTCTTTTGATACTTGGAACGTTAAAGAGTCTGCCTCTACAGAGGAAGATTCTCCGGAATGGGGCTGCCAGGAAGAGCGTGGAATTGCTATGGAGGTTTCTACAGCCGCCAGTGTTATTGCCGTCGGCTCCGATGCTGTTGTTCTACGTCATCCGCGTTCAGCAGAGACAATCCGTGCTTTCGTGGATAACCTGAAATAATTAATATTTAAGAATTTTGATACTACTTTTGATTCAAGGAGGAAAATGAAAATGGCAATGTCCGGATTGGATATCTATAAACTGACTCCCAAAACCAACTGTAAAGAATGTGGCTTTCCTACCTGTATGGCTTTTTCGATGAAGGTAGCAGCTGGCGGTGTAGAAATAAGCAAGTGCTCGCACATGAGTGATGATGCGATGGCAAAGCTCTCTGAGTCCACTGCTCCCCTGATGAAGGTCGTGACTTTCGGCAAAGGAGAAACCGAATGTAAACTTGGCGGTGAAATTGTTCTTTTCCGTCACGAGAAAACCTTTGTCAACCGCAACAGATTTGCTGTACTGCTTTCCGATGCGATGTCCCAGGAACAAATCGATGCGAAGATCGCCAATATGAAAAACGTCGACTATGTCCGGATCGGCGAAGAAATGAGAGCTGAAATTGCTGCCCTACAGTATGTTGGCAACAAAGACGCTTATCTCTCTTTAGTCAGTAAAGTTAAAGCTTCCGGTTTAAAAGTAGCCTACATGCTGGTATGCCCCGATGTTTCCGTGCTGAAAGAAACTTTGGAACTGGTCAAAGATGAACTCCCGATCGTATTCGGCGCTGACAGCAACAACTATCAGGAAATGGTTGCTTTGGTCAAGGATCTCAAACTCCCTCTCGGCTTAAAAGCACCCTCACTTGCCGAATTGTATGATCTGGTCGAAAATGTCCAGAAACTTGATTACAAAGAATTACTGCTGGATATCGGCAGCGCTTCTGCACGTGAAGCTTTTACCAACGCTGTACAGATCCGCAGAACAGCTCTAAAAGAGCAAGACAGAACCTTTGGTTATCCTTCCGTAGTCTTTGTCAACGAGCTGGCCAAAGGTGACAAATTTATGGAAGTTGCTCTGGCCTCCCTGTTCACCATGAAATATGGTTCCCTTATTGTTATGGACGATATGGATTACGCCCGCGCTCTCCCGCTCTTCGGTTTAAGACAGAATATCTATACTGACCCGCAGAAACCGATGAGAGTTGAACCGGAATTCTATCCGATCAACAACCCCGGCGACAGCTCACCTGTTTTGATTACGGTTGACTTTGCTCTGACTTACTTCGTTGTTTCCGGTGAAGTGGAGAGATCCAAAGTACCGGCCTGGCTGGGAATCCCTGATGCCGGCGGTTATTCCGTCCTTACAGCATGGGCCGCAGGCAAGTTCAGCGGTTCGGTCATTGCTAAATTCATTAAAGAATCCGGCATTGAAAGTAAAACAAAATGCAGAAAGCTTATTATTCCTGGAAAAGTTGCCGTTCTGAAAGGTGACATCCAGGACAGCCTTCCTGACTGGGAAGTTATCATTGGTCCTGATGAAGCCATGCATCTTCCTAAATTTTTAAGAACGATGGAAGGCATTAACTGAACTGAAAAAGACACGAATTGACCTAAAGTATTAATTTATTAATCTAAAGTGTTCCGTTCTCAATAAAAATTGGAGGTGCTCCTAACATGGACAGATTTTTAGTCATTGGTGAAAGAATCCACTGTATTTCTCCGGTCATTCGGCAGGCTATCGCTGACCGTAATCCTGCCCCAATTTTCCAGAGAGCAAAAGAACAGCTAGATGCCGGTGCTGTTTATCTTGACCTGAATATCGGACCTGCTGAAAGGGACGGCGAAGAAGTCATGGCCTGGGCCGTTCAGCTTCTGCAGAATGAATTTGATAATGTTCCAATTTGTTTAGATACGGCCAATAAAAAAGCCATTGAAGCCGGTATCAGGGTCTACAACCGTTCCAAAGGCAAACCGATTATCAATTCTGCCGATGCCGGTCCGAGACTGGGACTCTTAGAAGTCGCCGCCGCCAACGATGCCATGGCTATTGCCCTGTGTGCTAAAGAAGGTATTCCTTCTGACGTCGAAGAGCGCATCACTTATTGTACCGAAATGCTGGAAAAAGCAATGATGCTTGGTATCGACCCAATGGATCTCTTATTTGACCCGCTGTTCCTAGTCATCAAAGGCATGCAGGAAAAAGCAACGGAAGTCCTTGAGACCATTCGTCAAATTACGGAGATGGGCCTCAGAACCAATGCTGGCTTAAGCAATGTCTCCAATGGCGCTCCGAAAC from Dehalobacter sp. includes these protein-coding regions:
- a CDS encoding AAA family ATPase produces the protein MGRTIAVAGKGGTGKTTITGLLIDYLVKNKQGPVLAVDADANANLNEVLGETIEVTLGEIREEVNLRETMRDGFPGGMTKAQYLQYQLNTGITEGDGYDLLVMGRSEGKGCYCFVNGILREQLDKVSDKYNYVVIDNEAGMEHLSRGTARNIDILILVSDCSRRGIQAVGRINKLVKELGLKVAQQYLIVNKAPDEQLSEGITEEISLQGLELLGIIALDPLIYAYDSQGKALVNLPDDSLSKRAIKDICQIIGL
- a CDS encoding carbon monoxide dehydrogenase accessory protein CooC, with the translated sequence MKIAITGKGGVGKTTFAAILSRLYAAEGYRVLAVDADPDANLALALGFPDEIISKIVPIAEMKELIAERTSTPTDSFSKMFKLNPQVDDIPDKYCTRYNGVNLLTMGTVESGGSGCVCPEHVLLKRLTSHLVLQNKDVVVMDMEAGIEHLGRGTAQGVNAFIVVIEPGARSLQTYHKIKKLASDIGVSKIYAVGNKIKNDADKGYILDNIDFEACLGFISYNANVVNSDRADQSPFTDNKIVEEVKAIKIKLNALI
- the acsE gene encoding carbon monoxide dehydrogenase/acetyl-CoA synthase methytransferase subunit, which translates into the protein MDRFLVIGERIHCISPVIRQAIADRNPAPIFQRAKEQLDAGAVYLDLNIGPAERDGEEVMAWAVQLLQNEFDNVPICLDTANKKAIEAGIRVYNRSKGKPIINSADAGPRLGLLEVAAANDAMAIALCAKEGIPSDVEERITYCTEMLEKAMMLGIDPMDLLFDPLFLVIKGMQEKATEVLETIRQITEMGLRTNAGLSNVSNGAPKHVRPIIDATYCAMAMQCGLTAAIVNPCDQRLMETIKTCDMIKGNMLYADSYLEL
- the acsD gene encoding acetyl-CoA decarbonylase/synthase complex subunit delta: MAFKTSVQKYSGSIYNLELGTGENTLALGGQNVFPFYSFDGDTGSGVKIGLEILDIYPENWADGLKSIYGSAAENTVEWAKYAEEKFAPDFICLRFEGADPNGLNKSVEECATLAKKVANAVKLPLVIAGTQNYEKDLKLFEKVAEELEGKNILLLSAVEDNYKTVAAAGVTAYKHKVAAESSVDINLAKQLNILINQLEVKNENIIMNVGTAPVGYGFEYVASTIDRIRLAALGQNDKTLQMPIITPVSFDTWNVKESASTEEDSPEWGCQEERGIAMEVSTAASVIAVGSDAVVLRHPRSAETIRAFVDNLK
- the acsC gene encoding acetyl-CoA decarbonylase/synthase complex subunit gamma, whose translation is MAMSGLDIYKLTPKTNCKECGFPTCMAFSMKVAAGGVEISKCSHMSDDAMAKLSESTAPLMKVVTFGKGETECKLGGEIVLFRHEKTFVNRNRFAVLLSDAMSQEQIDAKIANMKNVDYVRIGEEMRAEIAALQYVGNKDAYLSLVSKVKASGLKVAYMLVCPDVSVLKETLELVKDELPIVFGADSNNYQEMVALVKDLKLPLGLKAPSLAELYDLVENVQKLDYKELLLDIGSASAREAFTNAVQIRRTALKEQDRTFGYPSVVFVNELAKGDKFMEVALASLFTMKYGSLIVMDDMDYARALPLFGLRQNIYTDPQKPMRVEPEFYPINNPGDSSPVLITVDFALTYFVVSGEVERSKVPAWLGIPDAGGYSVLTAWAAGKFSGSVIAKFIKESGIESKTKCRKLIIPGKVAVLKGDIQDSLPDWEVIIGPDEAMHLPKFLRTMEGIN